Proteins encoded within one genomic window of Triticum aestivum cultivar Chinese Spring chromosome 2D, IWGSC CS RefSeq v2.1, whole genome shotgun sequence:
- the LOC123051822 gene encoding uncharacterized protein, which produces MRAQMETYADLGPDGGNPAPAKPAMEEPRAATDVAADPSLAGTDALPAPHPGTAAGARKRKAPAMTTGKAARKPRKPQVEEPIQMPVYYGLRKEFLSVEGNDLAEDCSDLFVENKCAHVIGELPLQPQSMSLVDLQLWVFKLFRLHPETQDLDIKGFFKQHKKDLTDDESSEPDCSLEYYPWDIHYFRTDKCWSSFANKLKRKRNVTQKFMLYVQSSEIKHYHILLKAVSDDYSQLATVVLPGTKSLTGRFSFGALVEDPTMTAEEIADYLTRHYGEWISPVEAWRAKQFALESKFGTFYDSHNFAPRLLKEIARKNPGTFVDIKDAEVAGCKDFRVLQHTFWAFGQCLQAFCTCRPVLCIKGTPLCGKYQGMLLTAVALDANDFSIPVACAVVEDETKESWLWFLRNLERAVVHQSDVCIIHDYKKELIDAVEDLLNSRERQWRNAESRWCMEDLAENFFAYFGDKKLVMMFKKLCQQKRRHKFGKIWKELDELTSTYMAAKEHDGSRKMQQESVEHDVAELEALSCNQHDSVEDVKEGYHAEGSNRKITKFSHWIGLKPKEKWSLAYDSDGARYGIMGSDTVDAYKNDPILKGITCLPLSAIVEVTFLRLVEYFQNTSVAANKAIGNPIINFPERVQVDMNSKMQKSETHRFMYTYADEKNYLGKVVDRKFTVKGRKREVTVHLKTDYIVGINKSKGCTIRKTATCSCGKPQVLHKPCSHVIAVCCEIGVSTATYMSPYYSLPYLGRTWRQKFNKFSHDYRDTIPHCFRGIITFEGETPTWIPDKRLECGLPVCLSPDCVQTVVVEEEHCRTEDGAVAGNHET; this is translated from the exons GGTACTGCCGCCGGCGCGAGGAAGCGGAAGGCCCCGGCTATGACGACGGGGAAGGCTGCCAGGAAGCCTCGCAAGCCGCAG GTTGAAGAACCGATTCAGATGCCTGTGTACTACGGACTTAGAAAAGAGTTTCTCAGCGTGGAGGGGAATGATTTAGCTGAAGATTGCTCAGACCTTTTTGTAGAGAACAAATGTGCACACGTCATCGGCGAGCTACCGCTGCAGCCACAGTCCATGTCATTGGTGGATCTACAGCTCTGGGTCTTCAAGCTGTTCCGGCTCCATCCAGAAACACAAGATCTTGATATCAAGGGATTCTTCAAACAACACAAAAAGGACCTCACTGACGACGAGTCCTCCGAACCAGACTGTTCTTTGGAGTACTACCCGTGGGACATACATTATTTTAGGACCGACAAATGCTGGAGTTCCTTTGCCAATAAATTGAAGAGAAAAAGAAATGTGACGCAGAAGTTCATGTTGTATGTGCAATCTTCTGAGATCAAGCACTACCACATTTTGCTCAAAGCTGTAAGTGACGATTATTCTCAACTGGCGACGGTTGTGTTGCCCGGGACGAAAAGCCTGACGGGTCGCTTCAGCTTTGGTGCCCTTGTGGAAGACCCAACAATGACAGCTGAGGAAATTGCAGATTATCTCACTCGTCACTATGGCGAGTGGATTAGTCCTGTTGAGGCGTGGAGAGCAAAACAGTTTGCTCTGGAGAGTAAATTTGGTACCTTTTATGATTCACACAACTTTGCCCCGAGGTTACTCAAGGAAATAGCACGTAAAAACCCTGGTACTTTTGTTGACATCAAGGATGCAGAGGTTGCAGGGTGTAAAGATTTTCGAGTTCTGCAGCATACGTTTTGGGCATTTGGACAGTGCTTACAGGCCTTCTGTACCTGTCGCCCTGTGCTATGCATCAAGGGCACACCACTATGCGGGAAATATCAAGGGATGCTGTTGACTGCTGTAGCATTAGATGCTAATGATTTCTCCATTCCAGTAGCATGTGCTGTTGTCGAGGATGAGACCAAGGAAAGCTGGCTGTGGTTTCTTAGGAATTTGGAGCGAGCAGTGGTGCATCAGTCTGACGTGTGCATCATACACGACTACAAAAAGGAGTTGATTGATGCTGTGGAGGACCTTCTGAATTCCCGTGAACGACAGTGGCGTAATGCAGAAAGCCGATGGTGCATGGAAGACCTTGCTGAAAACTTCTTTGCGTATTTTGGCGACAAGAAGCTGGTGATGATGTTCAAGAAACTTTGCCAGCAGAAGCGACGCCATAAGTTTGGTAAAATCTGGAAGGAGCTAGACGAGTTGACTTCCACATATATGGCGGCAAAAGAACATGATGGTAGTAGGAAAATGCAGCAGGAATCAGTCGAGCATGATGTGGCAGAGCTTGAGGCCCTAAGTTGCAATCAACATGATTCAGTGGAGGATGTGAAGGAAGGATATCATGCCGAAGGTAGCAACAGAAAGATAACAAAGTTCTCTCACTGGATCGGTCTGAAACCAAAGGAGAAGTGGTCACTGGCATATGACAGTGATGGAGCAAGGTATGGCATCATGGGCAGTGATACAGTTGATGCATATAAGAACGATCCTATCTTGAAAGGGATCACATGCCTTCCACTCAGTGCGATAGTGGAGGTGACATTCCTGCGCTTGGTAGAGTACTTCCAAAACACAAGTGTCGCAGCAAACAAAGCGATTGGCAACCCAATAATTAACTTCCCTGAACGTGTCCAGGTTGACATGAATTCCAAAATGCAGAAATCCGAGACGCATAGATTTATGTACACATACGCTGATGAAAAGAATTATCTTGGTAAGGTAGTGGATCGAAAATTTACAGTCAAGGGAAGGAAGAGGGAGGTGACTGTTCACCTGAAGACAGACTATATCGTCGGCATTAATAAGTCTAAAGGATGCACAATTCGGAAAACTGCCACCTGTTCATGCGGCAAGCCACAGGTACTTCACAAGCCTTGCTCTCATGTCATTGCGGTCTGTTGTGAGATTGGGGTTAGCACTGCTACATACATGTCCCCATACTACAGCCTGCCCTATCTAGGTAGGACCTGGAGGCAAAAATTCAATAAGTTCTCACACGACTACAGAGATACCATACCACACTGCTTCAGAGGTATCATAACATTTGAAGGTGAAACACCAACTTGGATCCCAGACAAAAGATTGGAGTGTGGCCTTCCTGTTTGTCTGTCGCCGGACTGCGTACAAACTGTCGTGGTCGAGGAAGAGCATTGCAGAACTGAAGATGGAGCAGTTGCAGGCAATCATGAAACCTAG
- the LOC123051823 gene encoding probable galacturonosyltransferase-like 4: MASSWALLAAVLLATHGVAAVSGARAAADATRLPSSGPGFREAPAFRNGDGCPPRGAGERVHIAMTLDANYLRGTVAAVFSILQHTACPEDVSFHFLAARRRDADAVRATFPYLDPSVYLFDPARVSGRISRSVRHALDQPLNYARIYLADTLPRAVRRVIYLDSDVVVVDDVRKLWSVDLDAGGGHVVAAPEYCHTNFTKYFTDAFWSDPRLSATFRQGPHRRRRPCYFNTGVMVIDVARWRAGGYSRRVEEWMAIQKEEKRIYSLGSLPPFLLVLAGEIMPVDHRWNQHGLGGDNAEGRCRSLHPGPISLLHWSGKGKPWLRLDTRKPCTVDYLWEPYDLYKAAAATAIEE; encoded by the coding sequence ATGGCGTCGTCGTGGGCGCTTCTGGCAGCGGTGCTGCTGGCGACCCACGGCGTGGCGGCGGTGTCTGGcgcccgggcggcggcggacgctacACGGCTGCCGTCGTCGGGGCCGGGGTTCCGGGAGGCGCCCGCGTTCCGGAACGGCGACGGGTGCCCGCCGCGGGGGGCGGGGGAGCGCGTGCACATCGCCATGACGCTGGACGCCAACTACCTGCGCGGCACCGTCGCGGCCGTCTTCTCCATCCTGCAGCACACGGCGTGCCCGGAGGACGTGTCCTTCCACTtcctggcggcgcggcggcgggacgCCGACGCCGTGCGCGCCACGTTCCCGTACCTGGACCCCAGCGTGTACCTCTTCGACCCGGCCCGCGTCAGCGGCCGCATCTCCCGCTCCGTGCGCCACGCGCTGGACCAGCCGCTCAACTACGCGCGCATCTACCTCGCCGACACGCTGCCCCGCGCCGTGCGCCGCGTCATCTACCTCGACTCCGACGTGGTGGTCGTGGACGACGTGCGCAAGCTCTGGTCCGTGGACCTCGACGCCGGCGGCGGCCACGTGGTGGCGGCGCCCGAGTACTGCCACACCAACTTCACCAAGTACTTCACCGACGCCTTCTGGTCGGACCCGCGGCTCAGCGCCACGTTCCGGCAGGGCCCGCATCGGCGCCGGCGGCCGTGCTACTTCAACACGGGCGTGATGGTGATCgacgtggcgcggtggcgcgcggggGGATACTCGCGGCGGGTGGAGGAGTGGATGGCGATCCAGAAGGAGGAGAAGCGGATCTACAGCCTGGGGTCGCTGCCGCCGTTCCTGCTGGTGCTCGCCGGGGAGATCATGCCGGTGGACCACCGGTGGAACCAGCACGGGCTCGGCGGGGACAACGCGGAGGGGAGGTGCCGGAGCCTCCAcccgggccccatcagcctgctgCACTGGAGCGGGAAGGGGAAGCCGTGGCTGCGGCTCGACACCCGGAAGCCGTGCACCGTCGACTACCTCTGGGAGCCCTACGACCTCTACAAGGCCGCCGCGGCCACCGCGATCGAGgagtga